GACGGTCCGAGCCGCCCCGCCCCCCCGACCTCGCGCCGCAGCGCCTCCACCAGCACGGCGCGCCGCTCGCCGTAGAGGGCCCGCATGGCGCGCAGGTGGGCCACCAGGTGGCCGCCCTCCATGAAGTCGGCCACCACCGCCTGCATGAGCACCGGCGGGTGCCCGTCGATGAGCCGCCGCGCCGCCACGAAGGCGTCCACCAGGGCGTCCGGCGCGATGAGGTAGGCGAGCCGGAGCGACGGGTAGAGCATCTTGGTGAAGGTGCCCACGTAGAGCACCCGCCCGGCCCGGTCGAGCCCCTGGATGGCCGCGATGGGGCGGCCGTCGTAGCGGTACTCGGAGTCGTAGTCGTCCTCCAGCACCAGCGCGCGCGCCGCGGCGGCCCAGTCGACCAGCGCCAGCCGCCGCTCCAGCGACATGGTGACGCCCAGCGGGTACTGGTGGGAGGGCGTCACCACCGCGAGGCGCGCCCGCGGGGCCAGGGCGCGCCCGGCCGCCACGTCCATGCCGGCCTGGTCCACCGGCACCGGCACCACGTTCCCGCCCGCGGCCCGCATGGCGCCCAGGGCGCCCTGGTAGCAGGGGTCCTCCAGCCAGACGTCGTCGCCCGGGTCGAGGAGCAGGCGGGCCGCCAGGTCGAGCGCCTGCTGCGAGCTGGAGAGGACGATCACCTGGCCCGGGCCGCAGCGGACGCCGCGCGAGGTGGCGGCGTGGGCCGCGATGGCCTCGCGCAGCGGCCGGTACCCGGCCGCCTCGCCGTAGTCGAGGAGCCGCGCGCCGCGCCGGCCGAGCCGCTGCGAGAGGAGCCGGCGCCAGGTGCGCAGCGGGAAGGCCGCCACGTCCGGCTGGCCGCCGCGGAAGGCGCTGGAGGTGAGCGTGTCCGGGTGGATGGGCGTGCCGATGACCTGGCGGCCACGCGCCGAGAGGGCCACGCCGGGGGCCGGGGCCGCCGGCACGGCCGGGCGGACCGGGACCGCGGAGGAGACGTAGCTGCCGTCCCCCACCCGGCGCTCCAGGAAGCCCTCGGCCACCAGCTGCTGGAAGGCCTCCTCGACGGTGGTGCGCGACACGCCGAGCTCCCCGGCCAGCGCCCGGGTGGACGGCAGCCGGGCCCCCGGCGAGAGGCTGCCCTCGACGATGGCCCCGCGGATGCGGCGGTAGAGCGCCACCCGGCGCGAGGCCGAGGGCGGCTCGGCCCCGGCCAGGCGCGGCAGCGGGGCGCCGGCGGCGCGCTTCATGGCTCCTCCCGAATGGTCTGGTTCGGCACGCGTGAATGGCCCTAACGAGCAGACCACTCCGGCGCCATCTTCAGACCGTCCGCCGAGGTGCGGATCCGGAGGACCCCATGGACACCCAGAAGCTCGTCGCGCCCACCTTCCCGTCCACCCTCGTCGCGCTGGGCCGCGCCCCGACGCGCCGGCCGGCCGCGCCCAGGCCGCCGGCCGCCGGCGACTGCCTGCGCTGCCAGCTGGGCGGCCGCCGCCGCCTGGACTGCCTCTCGGCCGAGGCCTGCGCCCGCCTGCCGCTGGTCTTCCCGCTGGCGCCGCTGCTGCTGGCCGGGTGGCTCGGCACGGCGCTGGCCTTCCTGCTGACGCTGTGACCAGACAGACCACCAACCCCGCCTCCTCGGGTCCCGCGGCTCCTCCCGCGGCGCTCGAGGGGGCGGCGCGGGTGCCGTCGGTCAGGCCTGCAGCTCGGCCCACGCCTCCCGCACCGCCGCCACGGCCAGCGGCACGGCGGCCGCCACGGCGGGCGTGAGCCCCTCGCCCACCGTGTCGAAGGTCTCGACCTCCACCAGCACCAGCCAGACGCGGGTCGGCACCGGCGCGCCGGCGGCGCGGGCCAGCGCCAGCGCCGAGGGCAGTCCGAGGGCGTGCGGCGACGGGCCGGCCGGGGCGTGCAGGTCCTCGAGGGGCAGGCGGTGCACCGCGCCGGGCGGGTGGGCGCCGGTGTGGACCGCGTCCACCACCACCACCCGGTCGAACCCCTCCATGTCGTCGAGCAGGTAGAGCCCGGCGCGGGCGCTGGTGGCCACGGTGGCGCCCGGCGGCGGGTCGGCCTCGAGCGCGCGGGCCACGTGCAGGCCGACGGCGTCGTCCTGCCGGAGCGCGTTGCCGAGGCAGAGGAGGAGGACCTGCGGCGGGGCCGCGGCGCCCCTCACCCCTGCCCTCTCCCCGGAGGGGAGAGGGAGCCCAGACCTGGCGAGCCGCTCCGCGACCGCGACACCGACCCCGGCGCCCTCACCCCGGCTCCTCCGGCACGCGGCGGCGCACCACCTCGACCACCCGGCCGCGGTGGTCCTTCACCGTGACCACCAGCGGCAGCTCGCCCGGCAGCGAGTGGGAGGCGCAGGCGTTGCACGGGTCGTAGGCCCGGAAGGCCATCTCCAGCCGGTTGAGGATGCCGTCGTCCACCTTCCCGCCGCGGATCAGCCCGCGCGCCGCCTTGCGCACCGAGACCTGCACCGGCGCGGCGTTGTGCTGCGAGGCCACCACCAGGTTGACCCCGGTGAGCAGCCCCTCGGCGTCGGCCTGGTAGTGGTGGATGAGCAGGCCGCGCGGCGCCTCCACCATGCCCACCCCGGAGGCCGGGCCGCGGAGCGGCGCCGGCACGGTGCGGACGTCGCGCGACTCCAGCAGGGGATCGTGCGCCAGCAGCGCCACCTGCTCGGCGGCCTGCAGGGCCTCCACCAGCCGGGCCCAGTGGAAGGCCAGGGTCTGGTGGGCCGGCCAGCCCAGCACCTCGAAGAGCCGCTGCCGCTCGGCCTCGGCCAGCGGCGTGGCCATGGCGCTGGCCACGTTGAGGCGCGCCAGCGGACCCACCCGGTAGAGCCCGCTCTCCGGCCCCTCGGTGAAGCCGGTCCAGCCGCGCGAGGTGAGGAAGGTGAACTTGGCGTAGCTCCAGGGCTCGACCCGCTCGGCCAGGTGCTCGAGGTACTGGTGCGGCTGGAAGCGGCACAGCTCGGCGCCGTCCGGGTCGATGACCCGCACCTCCCCGTCGAGGAAGGCGAGCCGGCCCCGCCCGTCCACCATGCCCATGGAGTGGCTGCGCACCCGGTAGGCCTCGTCCTGGATGGTGTCGAGCCAGCCCCGGTTCTCCAGCACCACCTGGCGGAAGGACTCGAGGGTGTCCTGCGCGAAGGTCACCAGCCGCGGCGCCCCCTCCCGCAGCCGCGCCAGCGCCTCGGCCGGCAGCGCCCGGGAGCAGCCGCCCGGCAGGGCGAAGGCCGGGTGCACGGTGCGGCCGCTGATGGCCGCCATCAGGTCGCGCGCCTCCTTGCGCACCGAGAGGATGCGCCGGCCCAGCGAGGCGCCCACCCGGGCCATCACCCCCAGCACGTTGCGCATGGGCGCCGGCGCGGTGGGGCCCACCACGAAGTCCGGCCCGCCCATGTACCAGTAGTGGAGGAGGTGGTCCTCGAAGAGGAAGAGGCCGTAGTAGGCGGCCTGCAGGGCCCGGGCGGCCGGCGGCGCGGCCACGCCGTAGAGCTGGTCCAGGGCCCGCACCGAGGCCAGGTGGTGCGAGGCCGGGCAGACCCCGCAGACGTGGGCCGAGAGCTGCGGCATCTCCTCGGCCGGCCGGCCCAGGCAGAACCGCTCGAAGCCGCGCAGCTCCGGCACCTGCAGGTAGGCCTGCTCCACGTCGCCCTGCGCGTCGAGCAGGATCTCCACCTTGCCGTGCCCCTCCAGCCGGGTGATGGGGTCGATGGTGATCCGCCTGGTCACGGCCGCACCCGCCTCGGCAGGAGCCCCGCCGCGTAGCCGTAGCGCCAGAAGGTGCCGGCCGGGTCCGGCAGCGACGCCACCAGCCGCGACAGGTCGGCCTCGCCGCCCGCCAGCATGGAGGCGAAGGCCGAGAGGGTGGCGGCGCCGGCGTCGGCCATGCCGTCGAGCGGCCCGAAGCAGCCGCGGCAGGGCACGTTCACCTCCACGCAGCCCGGCTGGCAGCCCTGGCGCGTGCCCGGCCCCAGGCAGACCAGCCCCTGCACCAGGAAGCAGGTGGCCTCGTCGGGCTGGGTGGTGGCCAGCCGGGCCAGCTGGGTGAGCTGCAGCCGGTCCGGCTTCGAGTCCTTCCGAGGGCAGGAGTCGCAGAGCGAGGCGTTGGGCGCCAGCACCGCGCCCGGCGGCGGCAGCGGGGCGTCGCCGAGCAGCTGCCCCACCGCGGCGGCGATCACCGCGGGCGACGGCGGGCAGCCGGGGATGACGTAGTCCACCCGGACGGCCTCGGCCAGCGGCAGGGTGCGCGGCAGGAGCGCCGGCAGGGTGAGGTCGTGGCCGCCCTCGGTGAAGCGGCTGCCCGGCAGGGGAGCGCCCGGGTTGGACACGCTGGGCTGCCGGCGGTAGGCGGTCTCCAGCAGGTCGCCGGGCTCGGAGAGGTTGCCCAGGCCCACCACCCCGCCCAGGTGGGCGCAGGCGCCGAAGGCCACCACCGTGCGGGCCTTGCGCCGGAGGAGCGCCGCCCACTCGTCCTGCTCGGTGAGCCGCACCGCGCCGTTCAGGAAGGCCACGTCGAGGTGGCCGTCCGGCATGGCCTCCACGTCGGCGCGCTTCCAGTCCATGGCCACCGGCCAGAGCAGGATCTCGACCCGCTCGGCCAGGTCGGCGAACCCCTCGCCGAGGTCCACCACGGCCTCCTCGCAGCCGCCGCAGGAGGCGTTCCAGTAGAAGGCCACCCGCGGGTTGCCGGGGGCCCGCGGCGGGAGCGCCGCCGGGGGGAGCCGGTGGGCCTGGGCCGCGCCAGCGGGCTCGTGCGCGGCGCCGGCCTGGGTGGAGGCGGCGTGTCCGGAAGCGGCGTGCGCGGCAGCCTCGCCTGGGGTCGTGGCGTGCGCCCCGCCGTCGGGGGTCCCGCCGGCGGGCGGCGCGTCGAGGGCGCGCCGCTGGTAGTCGAGCGGCCCCAGCGCGGTGAGCTCGGCGACCATGTCGCGCACCACCGCGGCGAACTTCTCGGCCTCGCTGGCGCCGGTCCAGGCCAGCCGGCAGCGGCCCGGCTCCACCCCGGCCTGCCCCAGCGCCCGCACCAGGAGGGCGTGGCGGGCGTGGGCCCTGAGGTTGCCGTCCACGTAGTGGCAGTCGCCGGGGTGGCAGCCGGCGATGAGCACGCCGTCGGCCCCCTCCCGCAGCGCCTGCAGCACGAAGGCCGGCTCCACCCGGCCGGTGCAGGGCACCCGCACCGTCAGGAGAGCCTGCGGGTACTCCAGGCGC
This genomic interval from Anaeromyxobacter sp. contains the following:
- a CDS encoding PLP-dependent aminotransferase family protein — translated: MKRAAGAPLPRLAGAEPPSASRRVALYRRIRGAIVEGSLSPGARLPSTRALAGELGVSRTTVEEAFQQLVAEGFLERRVGDGSYVSSAVPVRPAVPAAPAPGVALSARGRQVIGTPIHPDTLTSSAFRGGQPDVAAFPLRTWRRLLSQRLGRRGARLLDYGEAAGYRPLREAIAAHAATSRGVRCGPGQVIVLSSSQQALDLAARLLLDPGDDVWLEDPCYQGALGAMRAAGGNVVPVPVDQAGMDVAAGRALAPRARLAVVTPSHQYPLGVTMSLERRLALVDWAAAARALVLEDDYDSEYRYDGRPIAAIQGLDRAGRVLYVGTFTKMLYPSLRLAYLIAPDALVDAFVAARRLIDGHPPVLMQAVVADFMEGGHLVAHLRAMRALYGERRAVLVEALRREVGGAGRLGPSDAGLHVSLHLEGARDLEVRARALGLGVDAATLSAQAIRPGSVNGLILGDAALSPAVIREGVRGLARALTGGRRAAGRGAGRGGERRS
- a CDS encoding hydrogenase maturation protease; amino-acid sequence: MRGAAAPPQVLLLCLGNALRQDDAVGLHVARALEADPPPGATVATSARAGLYLLDDMEGFDRVVVVDAVHTGAHPPGAVHRLPLEDLHAPAGPSPHALGLPSALALARAAGAPVPTRVWLVLVEVETFDTVGEGLTPAVAAAVPLAVAAVREAWAELQA
- a CDS encoding Ni/Fe hydrogenase subunit alpha: MTRRITIDPITRLEGHGKVEILLDAQGDVEQAYLQVPELRGFERFCLGRPAEEMPQLSAHVCGVCPASHHLASVRALDQLYGVAAPPAARALQAAYYGLFLFEDHLLHYWYMGGPDFVVGPTAPAPMRNVLGVMARVGASLGRRILSVRKEARDLMAAISGRTVHPAFALPGGCSRALPAEALARLREGAPRLVTFAQDTLESFRQVVLENRGWLDTIQDEAYRVRSHSMGMVDGRGRLAFLDGEVRVIDPDGAELCRFQPHQYLEHLAERVEPWSYAKFTFLTSRGWTGFTEGPESGLYRVGPLARLNVASAMATPLAEAERQRLFEVLGWPAHQTLAFHWARLVEALQAAEQVALLAHDPLLESRDVRTVPAPLRGPASGVGMVEAPRGLLIHHYQADAEGLLTGVNLVVASQHNAAPVQVSVRKAARGLIRGGKVDDGILNRLEMAFRAYDPCNACASHSLPGELPLVVTVKDHRGRVVEVVRRRVPEEPG
- a CDS encoding hydrogenase iron-sulfur subunit, translating into MAHQPRIVAFLCDRCAYAAADQAGRSRLEYPQALLTVRVPCTGRVEPAFVLQALREGADGVLIAGCHPGDCHYVDGNLRAHARHALLVRALGQAGVEPGRCRLAWTGASEAEKFAAVVRDMVAELTALGPLDYQRRALDAPPAGGTPDGGAHATTPGEAAAHAASGHAASTQAGAAHEPAGAAQAHRLPPAALPPRAPGNPRVAFYWNASCGGCEEAVVDLGEGFADLAERVEILLWPVAMDWKRADVEAMPDGHLDVAFLNGAVRLTEQDEWAALLRRKARTVVAFGACAHLGGVVGLGNLSEPGDLLETAYRRQPSVSNPGAPLPGSRFTEGGHDLTLPALLPRTLPLAEAVRVDYVIPGCPPSPAVIAAAVGQLLGDAPLPPPGAVLAPNASLCDSCPRKDSKPDRLQLTQLARLATTQPDEATCFLVQGLVCLGPGTRQGCQPGCVEVNVPCRGCFGPLDGMADAGAATLSAFASMLAGGEADLSRLVASLPDPAGTFWRYGYAAGLLPRRVRP